In one Nicotiana tomentosiformis chromosome 6, ASM39032v3, whole genome shotgun sequence genomic region, the following are encoded:
- the LOC138894968 gene encoding cytochrome P450 94A2-like, producing the protein MRMDIQLMYSLLFSIPVPAIIFLLLLFFIYFHPFFSKHSCSKLSKQPKQLPKSDPLFGCLFSLVQNRHRAVLWTSELFQKSSLSTITLKGPFGKKCVLTRNPSIIKHIVKTRFHIYRKDPTMQFVFSDLLGDGLLLVDGEKWKTQRHFLSHIFHADTFRYRVKSSTIKELSGRLIPLFSRADIDKATLDLQDIFHRLTFDILCQVGFSHDPEYLLPSLPEKPLIDAFETAIKISMRRFTCPSILWKAKKLLNIGSEENLRYAVDVLREYVKKRIAGKVEKFSMQNSSIDEGGDFFDRFITRALKYNVVVDEKFVIDTGINFILAGDDTLFSALIWFFWLVSSHPQVEKEIVKEIEKKDDDDLNEMVYTHASIWESMRLYPPVPLELKQVTEDDVWPDGTKLKKGMTIFLHVLAMGRSTELWGSDCEVFRPERWLLKNSTTGNWNFIPRNPFTYPIFQAGPKTCLGKEIAFMQINLVAATILKRFQIVPLDGFSPIYNSSLTSKMKTGFHVRIIQRC; encoded by the exons ATGAGGATGGACATCCAACTCATGTATAGTCTGCTCTTTTCTATCCCAGTCCCAGCAATAATATTTCTGTTGCTTCTGTTCTTCATCTATTTCCACCCGTTCTTCTCAAAACACAGTTGTTCAAAATTGAGCAAGCAGCCAAAGCAGCTTCCAAAATCCGACCCACtgtttggttgcttgttctcattaGTGCAAAATAGACACCGAGCAGTTCTGTGGACATCAGAACTCTTCCAAAAATCATCTTTATCAACCATTACCCTTAAAGGACCATTTGGTAAAAAATGCGTCTTGACAAGAAACCCCTCTATTATCAAGCATATCGTTAAGACACGTTTCCACATTTATCGCAAAGATCCTACCATGCAATTTGTTTTCTCAGACTTATTAGGGGATGGACTTTTACTTGTAGATGGAGAGAAATGGAAAACCCAAAGGCATTTCCTCAGTCATATATTCCACGCGGATACATTTCGTTATCGAGTAAAATCATCCACCATTAAAGAGCTCTCTGGCCGTCTTATTCCTTTATTCTCTAGGGCAGATATAGATAAAGCTACTCTAGACCTCCAGGACATATTTCATAGGCTTACATTTGACATTCTATGCCAGGTAGGTTTTAGCCATGATCCAGAATACTTGTTACCATCTCTCCCTGAGAAACCATTAATAGATGCTTTTGAAACTGCAATAAAGATCAGTATGAGAAGGTTCACTTGCCCTTCCATCTTGTGGAAAGCTAAAAAGCTTCTCAACATTGGATCTGAAGAGAATCTCAG GTATGCAGTTGATGTACTCAGAGAATATGTAAAGAAGAGAATCGCGGGAAAGGTTGAGAAGTTTTCAATGCAAAACTCTTCCATAGATGAGGGAGGCGATTTTTTTGACAGATTTATAACAAGGGCTCTCAAATACAATGTAGTAGTTGATGAGAAGTTTGTCATAGATACAGGTATTAATTTCATCCTGGCTGGTGATGACACGCTATTTTCAGCTTTAATATGGTTCTTTTGGCTAGTCTCAAGTCACCCACAAGTAGAAAAGGAGATTGTCAAAGAAATCGAAAAGAAAGATGATGATGATTTGAATGAAATGGTGTATACACATGCTTCGATTTGGGAAAGCATGAGACTATACCCACCAGTTCCTCTTGAATTGAAGCAAGTGACCGAAGACGATGTTTGGCCGGACGGAACAAAGTTGAAAAAGGGAATGACCATTTTTCTACATGTTCTTGCAATGGGGAGATCAACAGAATTATGGGGTTCGGATTGTGAAGTTTTCCGCCCAGAGCGCTGGTTGTTGAAAAACTCCACTACAGGAAATTGGAATTTTATCCCAAGGAACCCTTTCACGTATCCGATATTTCAAGCAGGGCCAAAGACTTGTCTTGGAAAAGAAATTGCTTTCATGCAGATAAATCTGGTGGCAGCGACTATTCTAAAGAGATTTCAGATCGTTCCTTTAGACGGATTTAGTCCTATCTATAATTCGTCATTGACATCTAAGATGAAAACTGGTTTTCATGTACGAATTATACAACGTTGCTAG